A part of Sulfurimonas sp. HSL-1716 genomic DNA contains:
- a CDS encoding MoxR family ATPase — protein MISKINEIKNEVAKVVIGQEKMIDGLLIGLLCEGHILIEGVPGLAKTTTVKALSQSLGLNFKRAQFTPDLLPSDILGAQIYDPQTNEFKIKRGPIFTNLLLADEINRAPAKVQSALLEVMQERQVTIGEESFKLEAPFFVMATQNPVEQEGVYQLPEAQLDRFMLKLDVGYNTKDEELEIARRISSGKYEQIVAIINKDDLAQLKEVVKNIHVDAEVEEYMITLVDASRNPKQYGLDEIAEFIQYGASPRVSIDMFKAVKAMAFLRGKDFVTPVDVAYIVKEVMHHRLVLTYEAEAEGITTDFIIDKIVKTVPIP, from the coding sequence ATGATTTCTAAGATAAATGAGATAAAAAACGAAGTTGCTAAAGTTGTTATCGGTCAGGAAAAAATGATCGACGGTCTTTTGATCGGACTTCTTTGCGAGGGGCATATACTTATAGAAGGCGTTCCGGGACTTGCAAAGACAACGACCGTAAAAGCGCTTTCGCAGAGTCTGGGGCTTAATTTTAAACGTGCACAGTTTACGCCCGATCTTTTGCCCTCGGATATTTTAGGTGCACAGATATATGATCCGCAGACAAACGAGTTCAAAATAAAACGCGGCCCGATCTTTACCAACCTGCTTTTGGCCGATGAGATAAACCGTGCTCCGGCAAAAGTCCAGTCGGCTCTTTTGGAGGTTATGCAAGAACGTCAGGTGACCATAGGCGAAGAGAGCTTTAAACTTGAAGCTCCCTTTTTTGTTATGGCAACGCAAAACCCTGTAGAACAGGAGGGAGTCTATCAGCTTCCAGAAGCTCAGCTTGACCGTTTTATGCTGAAGCTCGACGTAGGATATAATACGAAAGATGAAGAGCTGGAGATCGCAAGACGAATCTCCAGCGGAAAATATGAGCAGATCGTCGCGATCATAAATAAAGACGATCTTGCTCAGCTCAAAGAGGTCGTAAAAAACATACATGTAGATGCCGAAGTTGAAGAGTATATGATAACTCTTGTCGATGCTTCCCGTAATCCAAAGCAGTACGGTCTTGATGAGATAGCGGAGTTCATCCAGTACGGAGCGAGCCCGCGTGTAAGTATCGACATGTTCAAAGCCGTAAAAGCGATGGCATTTTTACGGGGTAAGGATTTCGTGACTCCGGTGGATGTCGCTTACATCGTAAAAGAGGTCATGCATCATCGTTTGGTTTTGACCTATGAGGCAGAAGCGGAGGGGATAACGACGGACTTTATCATAGATAAGATCGTAAAAACGGTTCCTATTCCGTAG